A portion of the Gemmatimonadaceae bacterium genome contains these proteins:
- a CDS encoding enoyl-CoA hydratase/isomerase family protein, whose amino-acid sequence MTGNASLVRYEVRDGIAHVTLDAPPLNILSAAMMLQLTDALERAQADRSLTAVAVGSNGRAFSAGADIGEHRPEQAPGMIAAFSRLFRVLGASELPLVMAVDGAALGAGFELAMMADVLLASDRATFGQPEIRLGFFAPVGVTALPARIGLARALEITCTGRTYTAAEMLAMGLVSRVIAFAELPAAIDGVLADLRRSSPLVMRMNVRLTRTLFGQPFEDARCAAERVFLGELMATEDVREGLASFFEKRRPAWKNR is encoded by the coding sequence ATGACCGGGAACGCAAGCCTCGTGAGGTATGAGGTGCGCGATGGCATCGCGCACGTGACGCTCGACGCACCGCCGCTCAACATCCTGAGCGCGGCGATGATGCTGCAACTCACCGACGCACTGGAACGCGCGCAAGCGGATCGCTCACTCACTGCGGTTGCGGTTGGCTCGAATGGTCGTGCGTTCTCCGCCGGCGCGGACATCGGCGAGCACCGTCCCGAGCAGGCTCCCGGGATGATCGCCGCCTTCAGCCGTCTGTTCCGCGTGCTGGGGGCGAGCGAGTTGCCCCTTGTCATGGCTGTAGACGGGGCGGCGCTTGGGGCGGGATTCGAGCTGGCGATGATGGCCGACGTGCTCCTCGCGAGCGATCGCGCGACGTTCGGTCAACCGGAAATCCGGCTTGGCTTCTTCGCGCCGGTTGGCGTCACCGCGTTGCCGGCGCGTATCGGACTCGCGCGTGCGCTTGAAATCACATGCACGGGACGCACGTACACGGCGGCGGAGATGCTCGCGATGGGCCTTGTGTCGCGCGTCATCGCGTTTGCCGAGCTGCCGGCGGCGATAGACGGTGTGCTCGCGGACCTGCGGCGCTCGAGCCCGCTCGTGATGCGGATGAACGTGCGGTTGACGCGAACGCTCTTCGGCCAGCCATTCGAGGATGCGCGCTGTGCGGCGGAACGTGTGTTCCTTGGCGAACTCATGGCGACGGAAGACGTCCGCGAAGGACTCGCGTCCTTCTTCGAGAAGCGCCGGCCGGCGTGGAAAAACCGATGA
- a CDS encoding 2-dehydropantoate 2-reductase: MRILIVGAGALGGLVGAFLTRAGEDVTLLETNVARAHLLNTDGLHIVQTGRDESITVPLRVVTSAEGLEPFDLVFIAVKTYQTEDAVKAALPAAHAGTRFLSMQNGIGNTEVVAGLVGPDRVLCGITYHSVQHVGPGRLQFRAGIKPIQIAPFDGVVTPAIDAIGETFRRAGLDTTVVANIDHAVWHKLLHNAAINPVSAITGLTCREILGDEDLLAFIRDLCAEIVAVMRARGVPIVDEEDPFRPLLGSLNALGNNRPTMWQDLARGVRTEVDALNGAVVAEAKRLGLLAPHNAALVRFVHSRERQRFLNRQHITRSLGLDSTSRTNRMSSAAGGTFAAARRADRGNQPQAPPLESTRRLKEIVQAYYRDLGAASDDPNRFVAACSSLAPVEIVRALGIAPYSPENHAVLISARHEAARYLARASTEGFSEFSSSAMRADIGALLAQSSPLIAAHGIKGPPRPDVVVYSTNTGQELLRWFEFYGAHFGVPVVGLHPSSALHEMDSTELYGAVEQLLRLVEQVERATGLTLSMDRLGETVAYTAQAAKLWGDILDLARAAPAPLTFFDMLTHMTPMVVLRGTPEAVAYYQLLKSEVENRIANGTAAVPGERQRFYWDGPPIWSALRPLAQIFADRGVAIVASTFCATFTLTGLDPRDPVESIARTYASVFSNRSERYQRDYLADKFARFGVDAAVFHDSRTTPEASHVRYGLAVRAERQTGVPAFVIEADSHDERLFSADRLQQRLGEFLEQHEPQTAGVGGRQRMDTRRR, encoded by the coding sequence ATGAGAATCCTGATCGTCGGTGCAGGCGCGCTGGGAGGGCTCGTGGGAGCATTCCTCACGCGTGCAGGAGAGGATGTGACGCTCCTCGAGACGAATGTTGCCCGCGCACATCTGCTCAACACGGACGGACTGCACATCGTGCAAACAGGACGCGATGAATCCATCACCGTTCCTCTGCGCGTCGTGACGTCGGCGGAAGGGCTCGAGCCGTTCGATCTCGTGTTCATCGCGGTCAAGACGTATCAGACCGAGGACGCCGTGAAGGCAGCGTTGCCGGCCGCGCATGCGGGCACGCGATTCCTGTCGATGCAGAACGGCATCGGCAATACGGAGGTCGTGGCAGGCCTTGTCGGTCCCGATCGCGTGCTGTGCGGCATCACGTACCACAGCGTGCAGCACGTCGGCCCGGGGCGGCTGCAGTTCCGCGCCGGGATCAAACCGATCCAGATCGCACCATTCGACGGGGTCGTGACCCCCGCGATCGACGCGATCGGCGAGACGTTTCGCCGCGCGGGGCTCGATACGACGGTCGTCGCGAACATCGACCACGCTGTGTGGCACAAGTTGCTGCACAACGCGGCAATCAATCCCGTCTCCGCCATCACCGGCCTCACCTGCCGCGAGATCCTCGGAGACGAAGACCTGCTGGCGTTCATACGCGACTTGTGCGCGGAAATTGTCGCCGTGATGCGCGCGCGCGGCGTTCCCATCGTCGATGAGGAAGATCCGTTCCGTCCGCTGCTCGGATCACTTAACGCGCTCGGAAACAATCGGCCGACGATGTGGCAGGATCTCGCGCGGGGCGTGCGGACGGAAGTGGACGCACTCAACGGAGCGGTCGTGGCGGAGGCGAAACGACTCGGGTTGCTCGCGCCGCACAATGCGGCGCTCGTGCGGTTCGTGCATTCACGCGAGCGGCAACGGTTTCTCAACCGGCAGCACATCACGCGCTCGCTGGGACTCGACAGCACGTCCCGAACGAACCGGATGAGTTCCGCTGCCGGTGGCACCTTTGCGGCTGCGCGGCGGGCGGACCGCGGGAACCAGCCACAGGCACCGCCGCTCGAAAGCACGCGGCGGCTGAAGGAAATCGTGCAGGCGTACTACCGCGACCTTGGTGCCGCCTCCGATGATCCCAACCGGTTCGTCGCAGCGTGTTCAAGCCTCGCCCCCGTGGAGATCGTTCGCGCGCTCGGAATCGCTCCCTACTCTCCGGAGAACCATGCGGTGCTCATCAGCGCGCGTCATGAAGCGGCGCGCTATCTGGCGCGCGCGTCCACGGAAGGGTTCTCCGAGTTCTCCAGCTCAGCGATGCGCGCGGACATCGGTGCACTTCTGGCGCAAAGCAGCCCGCTCATCGCGGCTCATGGGATCAAAGGTCCGCCGCGCCCCGATGTCGTCGTCTACTCGACCAACACGGGGCAGGAACTGCTGCGCTGGTTCGAGTTCTATGGCGCCCACTTCGGCGTGCCCGTTGTGGGCCTCCATCCGTCGTCGGCGCTGCACGAGATGGACAGCACCGAATTGTACGGCGCGGTCGAGCAGTTGTTGCGTCTGGTCGAGCAAGTCGAACGCGCCACCGGTCTTACGCTCTCCATGGACCGGCTTGGCGAAACGGTGGCGTACACGGCGCAGGCGGCGAAACTGTGGGGCGACATTCTCGATCTCGCGCGCGCGGCGCCGGCTCCGCTGACGTTTTTTGACATGCTGACCCACATGACACCGATGGTTGTGCTCCGCGGCACGCCAGAGGCGGTCGCATACTACCAACTATTGAAGAGCGAAGTCGAAAACCGTATTGCGAACGGCACCGCGGCGGTGCCCGGCGAGCGGCAGCGCTTCTACTGGGACGGTCCGCCAATCTGGAGTGCGCTGCGGCCGCTCGCGCAGATCTTCGCCGACCGGGGGGTCGCGATCGTGGCGTCGACGTTCTGCGCGACGTTCACGCTCACGGGGCTCGACCCGCGCGACCCGGTCGAGAGCATCGCGCGGACCTACGCCTCCGTGTTCAGCAATCGCTCGGAGCGATATCAGCGCGACTACCTCGCCGACAAGTTCGCGCGGTTCGGCGTCGACGCGGCGGTCTTTCACGATTCCCGCACGACACCCGAAGCGAGTCACGTGCGCTACGGGCTCGCGGTTCGGGCCGAGCGGCAGACGGGCGTGCCGGCGTTCGTGATCGAGGCCGATTCGCACGACGAGAGACTGTTTTCGGCCGATCGACTGCAACAGCGGCTCGGGGAATTCCTGGAACAGCATGAACCGCAGACAGCGGGCGTCGGCGGGCGCCAGCGAATGGACACGAGGAGGAGGTAG
- a CDS encoding acyl-CoA dehydratase activase has protein sequence MPDSASGIAAGVDVGTECVKAVVITDAGRTLGRSVIPTRGYFQVCAYEALTAALDDAHRRLDELTGIGATGFAMTCVPNATVTITESVSHARGAFHHRQHAMTLVNIGGGDPHVIIVDAAGRRVGERGMRRCAVGVGSFLMFSARHLDVNATQLDELAAAAGNDAAAVSSYCSVFSASEVLERLREGATREQVALGCIRSIAQRVLELGGFEDPVVISGGVAEYFPGVLRALESLSGLQLTTLPEPIFTGAFGAALAAFSDQWEDPARRGVDQAEGALK, from the coding sequence ATGCCAGACAGCGCGAGCGGAATCGCGGCGGGAGTGGACGTCGGAACGGAGTGCGTGAAGGCCGTCGTGATAACGGATGCCGGTCGCACGCTCGGTCGCTCGGTGATACCGACGCGCGGCTACTTCCAGGTCTGCGCATACGAAGCGCTGACCGCCGCTCTCGATGATGCGCACAGGCGGCTTGACGAGCTGACGGGGATCGGAGCGACTGGCTTCGCCATGACGTGCGTGCCGAACGCGACGGTCACGATAACGGAATCGGTGTCGCACGCGCGGGGCGCGTTTCATCACCGGCAACACGCCATGACGCTGGTGAACATCGGCGGCGGCGATCCGCACGTGATCATCGTTGACGCTGCGGGGCGCCGGGTCGGGGAGCGCGGCATGCGGCGCTGTGCGGTGGGGGTCGGGAGTTTTCTGATGTTTTCGGCGCGCCACCTCGACGTGAACGCGACCCAACTCGACGAGCTCGCCGCTGCGGCCGGCAACGATGCGGCAGCGGTGAGCAGCTATTGCTCGGTGTTCTCCGCATCAGAAGTGCTTGAACGGCTGCGTGAGGGCGCCACGCGCGAGCAGGTGGCGCTGGGCTGCATACGGTCCATCGCGCAGCGCGTGCTGGAACTCGGTGGCTTCGAAGATCCCGTCGTGATATCGGGGGGCGTTGCCGAGTATTTCCCAGGCGTGCTGCGTGCGCTGGAATCGCTCTCGGGATTGCAGCTGACCACGCTGCCGGAGCCGATCTTCACTGGCGCATTCGGCGCGGCACTCGCAGCGTTCAGTGACCAGTGGGAAGATCCAGCGCGCCGCGGCGTCGACCAGGCAGAAGGAGCGCTGAAATGA
- a CDS encoding 2-hydroxyacyl-CoA dehydratase family protein, which produces MTELASTNALRATMDAYYRSLADAALRKTAPVAWCTSAGPVELLRALGFAVHFPENHAAMMGAARTASRYLPLAHAQGYSQDICSYLTSDIGAYLAGESPLKAYGLERAPAPDVLVFNTNQCRDVRDWFEWYGRELHVPVVGVHSPRSIDDVTESDIDSVTRQLESLVAPLEQVAGTRLDDARLMAAMRASRDAARLWGTCLGTASARPAPLTFFDGSIHMGPAVVLRGSDDAPAYYRTLLAELEQRVENRVAAVPGETLRLYWDGMPVWGRLRALSTMFAEFHTAVVASTYCNSWAFADLDPAEPWRSVARASLELFIARSEAPKERYIARMVKFYDVDGVIFHDCRTCPNNSNTRYGMPGRITERLGIPTLVLDGDVNDLRCFSDEQARTNIEGFVEQLTDARGATSARGSR; this is translated from the coding sequence ATGACCGAACTGGCCAGCACCAACGCGCTACGCGCCACCATGGACGCGTATTACCGTTCGTTGGCTGATGCCGCCCTCCGCAAGACCGCACCGGTAGCCTGGTGCACGAGTGCGGGGCCGGTGGAATTGCTGCGCGCGCTGGGCTTTGCCGTGCATTTTCCCGAAAACCACGCGGCGATGATGGGAGCCGCGCGCACGGCGAGCCGTTACCTGCCGCTGGCGCACGCGCAGGGATACTCGCAGGACATCTGCTCGTACCTGACGAGCGACATCGGCGCGTACCTCGCGGGCGAGTCGCCGCTCAAAGCTTACGGATTGGAGCGCGCGCCAGCGCCTGACGTCCTCGTGTTCAACACCAACCAGTGCCGGGATGTCCGTGACTGGTTCGAGTGGTACGGACGCGAGCTACACGTTCCCGTGGTTGGCGTGCACTCTCCGCGCTCGATCGACGACGTCACCGAAAGTGACATCGATTCGGTGACCAGGCAGCTCGAGTCGCTGGTGGCTCCACTCGAGCAGGTGGCCGGCACGCGGCTCGACGACGCGCGGCTGATGGCCGCCATGCGCGCGTCGAGGGACGCCGCGCGACTATGGGGGACATGTCTCGGGACAGCGTCGGCCCGCCCGGCGCCGTTGACCTTCTTCGACGGCTCCATCCACATGGGGCCGGCCGTGGTGCTTCGTGGAAGCGACGACGCTCCGGCGTACTACCGGACGCTGCTCGCAGAACTCGAGCAGCGGGTCGAAAACCGTGTCGCCGCCGTGCCGGGCGAGACACTGCGCCTGTATTGGGACGGCATGCCGGTCTGGGGACGGTTGCGGGCGCTATCGACGATGTTCGCTGAGTTCCATACCGCGGTCGTGGCTTCGACCTACTGCAACAGCTGGGCATTTGCGGACCTCGACCCCGCTGAGCCGTGGCGGTCCGTCGCCCGTGCCTCGCTCGAACTGTTCATCGCGCGCTCCGAAGCACCGAAGGAGCGGTACATCGCCCGCATGGTGAAATTCTACGACGTCGATGGCGTGATTTTCCACGACTGCCGCACGTGCCCAAACAATTCGAACACGCGCTACGGCATGCCGGGACGTATCACCGAACGCCTTGGGATCCCGACACTGGTGCTCGACGGGGACGTCAACGATCTGCGGTGTTTCTCCGACGAGCAGGCGCGCACGAATATCGAGGGATTCGTCGAACAACTGACCGATGCGCGCGGGGCGACGTCAGCGAGGGGATCGCGCTGA
- a CDS encoding acyl-CoA dehydratase activase, whose product MKFYAGVDSGSWTTKAAVIDEEGHVLGTAVTRSGADLAAAAERAYATALANSGRTGDDIEAVWSTGFGRNTIPFADGSRTELDCHGRGVAYYLKGPLVVIDVGGQDAKVIRLDAAGHRLSHRMNRKCAAGTGSFLDEISLRLGIDIGELNALGRGATESLELSSFCTVFAGTELLTLIRSGKRPADLAMAAYRSLVKRIVSMDVLEGRIAATGGVVAYHPIVVELIGAACRGEVVVPPHPQEIGAFGAALAALAACEEHDTSDTAELVQP is encoded by the coding sequence ATGAAATTCTACGCCGGCGTCGACAGCGGATCCTGGACGACGAAGGCAGCCGTCATCGACGAAGAGGGCCACGTGCTCGGCACCGCCGTTACGCGGTCCGGCGCCGACCTGGCCGCGGCGGCCGAACGCGCGTATGCGACGGCCCTGGCAAACAGCGGCCGTACGGGCGACGACATCGAGGCGGTATGGTCAACAGGTTTTGGCCGGAACACGATTCCATTCGCGGACGGATCGCGCACGGAACTCGACTGTCACGGGCGCGGCGTGGCCTATTACCTCAAGGGACCGCTCGTGGTGATCGACGTCGGCGGGCAGGACGCGAAGGTCATCCGTCTCGATGCCGCGGGGCATCGTCTGTCGCATCGCATGAACCGAAAATGCGCCGCCGGCACCGGGAGCTTCCTCGACGAAATCTCGCTGCGGCTTGGCATCGACATCGGCGAACTGAATGCGCTGGGTCGCGGCGCGACCGAGAGTCTGGAACTCTCGAGTTTCTGCACGGTGTTCGCCGGAACCGAGTTGCTCACGCTGATCCGCAGCGGCAAGCGACCCGCCGACCTGGCGATGGCTGCATACCGCTCGCTCGTCAAACGCATCGTCTCAATGGACGTACTTGAAGGTCGCATCGCTGCGACGGGCGGCGTCGTGGCCTACCATCCGATCGTTGTCGAGCTGATCGGCGCTGCATGTCGCGGCGAAGTGGTCGTGCCTCCCCACCCTCAGGAGATCGGCGCGTTTGGCGCGGCGCTCGCCGCATTGGCCGCGTGCGAGGAGCACGACACGTCGGACACGGCGGAGTTGGTTCAACCATGA
- a CDS encoding AMP-binding protein gives MNLAGSSVRDGNVIYSLLSPIGERETVGAMLARNAARLADHAMYGVKQRDGQFHRVTWGQCLRDVVTFGRFLAEAGVDPNTRVVSFSPNRGETLVVELATMCLGATYVPIFAGYPSAEARDLIEYADPTVLVVPGQQQIMRACVPQTVRALITLDPLADAERDAVLAGTRAAHTTFAGVLERGASDADGSTAGHFLDAAKRLDPSTPCLMMYTSGTSGRMKGVVLTHDNILSQQRSLAAIWNVTPEDRFLSYLPWHHSFGGIFEKYTALYNGATLFIDDSLGKDTTRLLANWMNIQPTIYFSVPQIYQQLVVHAQTHAEDESRIFHPGLRFVFTAAAPLPANISAYFAARRIPVIEGWGLTETSPCCTVTDLMEPRTLPGMVGYPIPGVKLGIADDGEILVKGPNVMRGYDNDSAATLAALPGDGWFHTGDLGEFVGAGLKLITRKDRVFKMLNAEKIVPTEMENRLAGMNSFIRHVIVAGDGRRFLAALIYPDYFRIAEQFGNDRATAERVVKQSLRETILQFNCERPAKYERIEAFAVVARELSLEARELTPSMKVRVRNVLQNAEAYLEAIYEPTIDCDCRFLQKVMRLTTDERGCFAGQARTLDRCHECGSFVFGDASVPISESDRNP, from the coding sequence ATGAACCTCGCTGGCTCATCCGTCCGCGACGGAAACGTCATTTACTCGCTGCTGTCGCCGATCGGCGAGCGCGAGACCGTCGGGGCAATGCTGGCGCGCAATGCGGCCCGGCTCGCAGACCACGCCATGTATGGCGTCAAGCAGCGCGACGGACAGTTTCATCGCGTCACGTGGGGGCAATGCCTGCGCGATGTCGTCACGTTCGGACGATTCCTGGCGGAGGCAGGCGTGGATCCGAACACGCGCGTCGTGTCTTTCTCGCCGAATCGCGGTGAGACGCTGGTCGTCGAGCTGGCGACGATGTGCCTCGGCGCGACGTACGTCCCGATCTTTGCCGGCTATCCCTCCGCGGAGGCGCGCGACCTCATCGAATACGCTGATCCGACGGTGCTCGTCGTGCCCGGACAGCAGCAGATCATGCGGGCGTGCGTTCCGCAGACGGTGCGCGCACTGATCACACTGGATCCGCTCGCGGACGCCGAACGCGATGCGGTGCTGGCCGGCACGCGAGCGGCGCATACGACATTCGCCGGGGTGCTGGAGCGCGGAGCCAGCGATGCCGATGGCTCCACCGCTGGACATTTCCTCGATGCCGCGAAGCGGCTGGATCCGTCCACGCCCTGCCTGATGATGTACACATCCGGAACGAGCGGGCGCATGAAAGGCGTGGTGCTCACCCATGACAACATTCTCTCGCAGCAGCGCTCGCTCGCCGCGATATGGAACGTCACGCCGGAGGATCGCTTTCTGTCGTACCTGCCGTGGCACCACAGTTTCGGCGGCATTTTCGAGAAGTACACGGCCCTCTACAACGGCGCGACGCTCTTTATTGACGATTCGCTGGGCAAGGACACGACACGGTTGCTGGCCAACTGGATGAACATCCAGCCCACGATCTACTTCAGCGTTCCGCAGATCTACCAACAACTGGTCGTGCACGCGCAAACGCACGCCGAGGACGAGTCGCGCATCTTCCATCCGGGGTTGCGGTTCGTTTTCACTGCCGCCGCACCATTGCCGGCGAATATTTCGGCGTACTTCGCCGCCAGGCGCATTCCCGTAATCGAAGGATGGGGACTGACTGAGACGTCCCCTTGCTGCACGGTCACGGATCTCATGGAGCCTCGCACGTTGCCCGGGATGGTCGGGTATCCGATTCCAGGCGTGAAGCTGGGCATCGCCGACGACGGCGAGATCCTGGTGAAGGGACCCAACGTCATGCGGGGCTACGACAACGACTCTGCCGCGACGTTGGCGGCGCTGCCCGGCGACGGCTGGTTCCACACGGGTGACCTCGGGGAATTCGTTGGCGCCGGGCTCAAGCTCATCACTCGCAAAGACCGCGTTTTCAAGATGCTGAACGCGGAGAAGATCGTTCCGACGGAGATGGAGAATCGCCTCGCCGGAATGAACAGCTTCATACGGCATGTGATCGTTGCTGGCGACGGACGGCGATTCCTCGCCGCCCTCATCTACCCGGATTACTTCCGGATTGCCGAGCAGTTTGGAAACGACCGCGCCACCGCGGAGCGCGTCGTCAAGCAATCACTCCGCGAGACGATCCTGCAGTTCAATTGCGAGCGCCCAGCCAAGTATGAACGGATCGAAGCATTCGCCGTAGTCGCCAGGGAACTGTCGCTCGAGGCCCGCGAGCTCACGCCGTCGATGAAGGTGCGCGTGCGCAATGTGCTGCAGAACGCGGAAGCGTACCTCGAAGCCATTTACGAGCCGACCATCGACTGCGACTGCCGTTTTCTGCAGAAAGTCATGCGGCTCACGACCGACGAACGGGGTTGCTTTGCAGGACAGGCGCGCACGCTCGATCGCTGCCACGAGTGCGGCAGCTTCGTGTTCGGTGATGCATCCGTGCCAATATCGGAGAGCGACAGGAATCCATGA
- the had gene encoding 6-hydroxycyclohex-1-ene-1-carbonyl-CoA dehydrogenase, whose translation MTNMTHANSMWDAWVMTAPGALLEHRPRPAETPGPGEATIEVAGCGVCHTDLSFLHDGVRTRSALPLVLGHEISGYVRQVGPDVDTALVGHPVVVPAVLPCGECDLCRAGRRSICRMQVMPGNDRHGGFASHVVLPARFFCPVPDAVLRQHDLWELSVVADAVSTPFQAVKRSGLAAGDLAVCVGVGGIGVYGVQIAAAVGAKVVALDIDDAKLAQARAAGAHATLNVKDLAAQDARKQVKRLADELGASQFLWKIFETSGTRAGQELAYALIGYGATLSVVGYATGKIEICLSNLMAFDAVAQGNWGADPLVYPELLQWIGDGRIAVRPYVERHALADINDVFDRAHHGKLVKRAVLVPAA comes from the coding sequence ATGACGAATATGACACACGCAAACAGCATGTGGGACGCGTGGGTGATGACGGCGCCGGGTGCGCTACTCGAACACCGCCCGCGGCCGGCGGAGACGCCGGGCCCCGGTGAGGCGACAATCGAGGTGGCGGGATGCGGCGTCTGCCACACCGATCTCTCGTTTCTCCACGACGGTGTGCGCACTCGATCGGCGTTACCGCTCGTGCTGGGTCATGAGATCAGCGGATACGTGCGACAAGTGGGACCCGACGTCGACACCGCACTGGTAGGACATCCGGTGGTCGTGCCGGCCGTTCTCCCATGTGGCGAGTGCGACCTGTGCCGGGCTGGCCGACGCTCCATCTGTCGCATGCAGGTTATGCCGGGTAACGACCGGCATGGCGGATTCGCCTCGCACGTCGTCCTGCCGGCACGGTTTTTCTGCCCCGTCCCCGACGCGGTTCTTCGGCAGCACGATCTCTGGGAGCTGAGTGTCGTCGCAGACGCCGTGTCGACGCCGTTTCAGGCCGTTAAGCGCTCCGGCCTCGCGGCAGGCGACCTCGCCGTGTGCGTAGGGGTTGGCGGCATCGGCGTGTACGGCGTGCAGATCGCGGCTGCGGTTGGCGCGAAAGTCGTCGCGCTCGACATTGACGACGCCAAGCTTGCGCAAGCGCGCGCGGCCGGTGCGCACGCGACGCTCAACGTCAAAGACCTGGCGGCACAGGACGCGCGAAAGCAGGTAAAACGTCTGGCCGACGAACTGGGAGCGAGCCAGTTCCTGTGGAAGATCTTCGAGACCTCGGGCACGCGCGCGGGGCAGGAACTAGCCTACGCGCTCATTGGCTACGGTGCGACACTGTCGGTGGTTGGCTACGCGACGGGCAAGATCGAGATTTGCCTCTCGAACCTGATGGCGTTCGACGCCGTCGCGCAGGGAAACTGGGGCGCCGACCCGCTGGTGTATCCGGAGCTCCTGCAGTGGATCGGCGACGGCCGGATTGCCGTGCGGCCATACGTTGAGCGGCACGCGCTCGCCGACATCAACGACGTGTTCGATCGGGCGCACCACGGCAAGCTCGTCAAGCGCGCGGTGCTGGTCCCGGCAGCGTGA
- a CDS encoding DUF1788 domain-containing protein translates to MGRLEDFADRYGQHIATPWQRTIAGAQRIVMLVYDKELERTLRARKSLFELETHKALHEWLEVDVTDAFATWMGADEYRDAYFESPDDLQLKLDSEFADFVATRIREVLKGASANAVVAVFGVGSLFGFVRVSHVLRAVEPDIVGRLAVFFPGQYEGNNYRLLDARDGWNYLAVPITMHGMENA, encoded by the coding sequence ATGGGACGTCTTGAGGATTTCGCCGACCGGTACGGCCAACACATCGCTACTCCCTGGCAGCGCACCATCGCCGGCGCGCAACGGATCGTGATGCTCGTATACGACAAGGAACTCGAGCGGACGCTGCGCGCGCGCAAGAGCCTCTTCGAGCTGGAGACACACAAGGCGCTTCATGAGTGGCTCGAGGTGGACGTGACCGACGCCTTTGCAACATGGATGGGCGCTGACGAGTACCGTGACGCCTACTTCGAATCGCCGGACGATCTACAACTCAAACTCGACAGCGAGTTCGCCGACTTTGTCGCGACGCGGATTCGCGAAGTGCTGAAGGGTGCGTCGGCCAACGCGGTGGTCGCCGTCTTCGGCGTGGGCTCGCTATTCGGTTTTGTGCGAGTGTCGCACGTCTTGCGTGCTGTTGAACCGGATATCGTCGGCCGGCTCGCTGTCTTTTTCCCTGGCCAGTACGAAGGCAATAACTACCGCTTGCTCGACGCGCGTGATGGGTGGAACTACCTCGCGGTCCCGATAACGATGCACGGAATGGAGAACGCCTGA